One Malaclemys terrapin pileata isolate rMalTer1 chromosome 9, rMalTer1.hap1, whole genome shotgun sequence DNA window includes the following coding sequences:
- the C9H3orf33 gene encoding protein C3orf33 homolog isoform X2, whose product MAIAGVILFAKSIKLTTKFTSALDIPVEFIEKNVKLRGRLCHITEKGLEVEHVPISLPFLSSLQRKCQSNGVLLVRLAGVELTPNAMVWLQEELKPAQMMWFQLLGREDLVLDCLILVNKGRFFSVCLNEEILRQGLGKTTRIEGLHHDSPLYWKLHKRLLQAELKALKKNKGIWKEESYFEKLRDHISNNKFVQKLKQFANWLRIHI is encoded by the exons ATGGCAATAGCTGGAGTCATTTTATTTGCAAAGAGTATTAAATTG ACAACAAAATTTACGAGTGCTTTGGATATACCAGTAGAATTTATAGAAAAGAATGTGAAACTACGAGGAAGGTTATGTCACATAACTGAGAAAGGACTAGAAGTTGAACATGTTCCCATTAGCCTTCCTTTCCTGTCatcattacagagaaaat GTCAATCAAATGGTGTTTTGCTGGTCAGACTTGCTGGAGTGGAGCTGACACCGAATGCTATGGTCTGGTTACAGGAAGAGTTAAAACCTGCACAAATGATGTGGTTCCAGCTTCTTGGAAGGGAGGATTTGGTGCTTGATTGCCTCATTTTAGTAAATAAG GGTAGATTTTTCAGTGTGTGTCTGAATGAAGAGATCTTGAGACAAGGGCTTGGCAAAACAACACGTATTGAAGGACTACATCATGACTCTCCATTATACTGGAAGCTTCACAAAAGACTACTTCAAGCAGAACTAAAAGCCTTGAAGAAAAATAAGGGAATATGGAAAGAAGAAAGTTACTTTGAAAAACTTAGAGATCATATAAGTAATAATAAATTTGTACAGAAGTTAAAACAATTTGCAAACTGGCTACGAATACATATTTAA
- the C9H3orf33 gene encoding protein C3orf33 homolog isoform X1 — MAEPQGEPAKYLARISEWADSHLTLIRNISTGMAIAGVILFAKSIKLTTKFTSALDIPVEFIEKNVKLRGRLCHITEKGLEVEHVPISLPFLSSLQRKCQSNGVLLVRLAGVELTPNAMVWLQEELKPAQMMWFQLLGREDLVLDCLILVNKGRFFSVCLNEEILRQGLGKTTRIEGLHHDSPLYWKLHKRLLQAELKALKKNKGIWKEESYFEKLRDHISNNKFVQKLKQFANWLRIHI; from the exons ATGGCTGAGCCGCAGGGAGAGCCCGCGAAGTACCTCGCGCGCATCTCCGAGTGGGCGGACTCCCACCTCACCCTCATCCGG AACATTAGCACTGGAATGGCAATAGCTGGAGTCATTTTATTTGCAAAGAGTATTAAATTG ACAACAAAATTTACGAGTGCTTTGGATATACCAGTAGAATTTATAGAAAAGAATGTGAAACTACGAGGAAGGTTATGTCACATAACTGAGAAAGGACTAGAAGTTGAACATGTTCCCATTAGCCTTCCTTTCCTGTCatcattacagagaaaat GTCAATCAAATGGTGTTTTGCTGGTCAGACTTGCTGGAGTGGAGCTGACACCGAATGCTATGGTCTGGTTACAGGAAGAGTTAAAACCTGCACAAATGATGTGGTTCCAGCTTCTTGGAAGGGAGGATTTGGTGCTTGATTGCCTCATTTTAGTAAATAAG GGTAGATTTTTCAGTGTGTGTCTGAATGAAGAGATCTTGAGACAAGGGCTTGGCAAAACAACACGTATTGAAGGACTACATCATGACTCTCCATTATACTGGAAGCTTCACAAAAGACTACTTCAAGCAGAACTAAAAGCCTTGAAGAAAAATAAGGGAATATGGAAAGAAGAAAGTTACTTTGAAAAACTTAGAGATCATATAAGTAATAATAAATTTGTACAGAAGTTAAAACAATTTGCAAACTGGCTACGAATACATATTTAA